One Nitrospirota bacterium genomic window carries:
- a CDS encoding type II toxin-antitoxin system mRNA interferase toxin, RelE/StbE family, with the protein MPTLKIEKHFMRQSSRITKNSKAIHEKLLKILKTLQENPFTPALKTHKLSGNLKDRYSCFVTDDIRITFKLSDDNIYLLNIGSHDDVY; encoded by the coding sequence TTGCCCACGCTTAAAATCGAAAAGCACTTTATGCGGCAGTCATCCAGGATTACTAAAAACTCAAAAGCAATACATGAAAAACTACTGAAAATCTTAAAGACTTTACAGGAAAATCCTTTCACACCTGCTTTGAAAACGCATAAACTCTCAGGCAATCTGAAAGATAGATACTCATGTTTTGTAACCGATGACATCCGTATTACGTTTAAGCTATCCGACGACAACATATATCTACTCAACATAGGTTCTCATGACGATGTTTATTGA
- a CDS encoding prepilin-type N-terminal cleavage/methylation domain-containing protein — translation MRPKGFTLIELLIVIVIIGLIFAVTVPVSVRMYNRYMASLEAEKVMLFMFKLQRDSFLDGDEKLVETDTGLVTVNGVPQKFSEEFSVKSEGPPQEPQSGKTKSNFVYIPTPILFFTNGTTSGGIVMVYVKDFIFAVKITPPYGEIRMEAHNT, via the coding sequence GTGAGACCAAAGGGTTTTACCCTTATAGAGCTGCTAATCGTAATAGTAATCATAGGCCTTATTTTTGCCGTGACAGTGCCGGTCTCTGTCAGGATGTACAACAGGTACATGGCCTCCCTTGAAGCTGAAAAGGTTATGCTCTTTATGTTTAAGCTCCAAAGGGACTCATTTCTTGACGGAGATGAAAAACTGGTAGAAACCGACACAGGGCTTGTAACAGTTAATGGAGTTCCCCAAAAATTCTCGGAGGAGTTCAGTGTTAAATCAGAAGGGCCGCCACAGGAACCGCAATCCGGTAAAACCAAAAGTAACTTCGTCTATATCCCTACCCCTATACTGTTTTTTACAAACGGCACAACCAGCGGAGGCATTGTGATGGTCTATGTAAAGGATTTCATTTTTGCCGTAAAGATAACTCCGCCGTATGGTGAAATTCGCATGGAGGCTCATAACACATGA
- a CDS encoding type II secretion system F family protein: protein MSSFKYQCVDLTGKETSGTLSAPTLSEARTVLKDKGLRVVSITESVSIKSPFSSATFSVKKTTVGETDLYNMSKELSVLLRAGLRIDNSLEIVTQTAANQVLKACLRSVVKEIRAGKSVAEAFEKTGTFNNLMLSVIRVGESVGDLKMSFEQIAGNLQFQIQFKAEIKNNLTYPVFLILASMVTLFIIFKFIIPRFFSVFGADQLQHLPAVSKMLFAMSEYLNMYAIFGVIVAIVLFFKYVGVKKLFHSAYARALSLPVFRPLILNLELSRFSYSMHTMLSSGIEFIKALKYSIDLIQNERIRNVFQPALKLIKEGRSIGEVFSGIEMLPDIVPSMVTVGEKSGNMKEIFLELFNVFDDRFKRAVKKIVILIEPAIIILMGIIVGFIVISLILTVMNVGNIKL from the coding sequence GTGAGCAGCTTTAAGTATCAGTGTGTTGATCTCACAGGTAAAGAAACAAGCGGTACTCTCTCTGCTCCCACTCTCTCTGAGGCTCGGACTGTGCTTAAAGACAAGGGGCTCAGGGTTGTCTCAATTACTGAGTCTGTATCCATTAAATCACCGTTTTCCTCTGCAACGTTTTCTGTAAAAAAAACAACAGTCGGTGAAACCGATCTCTACAACATGTCCAAAGAACTGAGTGTGCTCTTGCGAGCTGGGCTGAGGATTGACAACTCCCTTGAAATTGTAACTCAAACGGCTGCAAATCAGGTACTTAAGGCCTGCCTGCGCAGTGTGGTGAAAGAAATCAGAGCCGGCAAAAGTGTTGCCGAAGCCTTCGAAAAGACAGGCACATTTAACAACCTCATGCTCTCAGTGATAAGAGTTGGCGAAAGTGTGGGCGATCTTAAAATGTCCTTTGAGCAAATCGCCGGCAATCTGCAGTTTCAAATTCAATTTAAGGCTGAAATCAAAAACAACCTGACATATCCTGTTTTCTTAATTCTTGCCAGTATGGTGACACTGTTTATTATCTTTAAATTCATAATCCCAAGGTTTTTTAGTGTTTTTGGCGCAGATCAACTGCAACACCTTCCTGCTGTCTCAAAAATGCTTTTTGCAATGTCAGAGTACTTAAATATGTATGCAATTTTTGGAGTTATCGTTGCTATTGTGTTGTTTTTTAAATATGTCGGAGTTAAAAAGCTCTTTCACAGCGCTTATGCCCGCGCACTGTCCCTGCCTGTGTTCAGACCCCTGATACTAAACCTGGAGCTTTCCAGATTTTCCTACTCCATGCACACTATGCTCAGTAGTGGCATAGAGTTTATAAAGGCACTTAAGTACTCGATAGATTTAATTCAAAACGAAAGAATACGAAATGTGTTTCAGCCTGCGCTGAAACTGATAAAGGAGGGGCGCTCTATCGGAGAGGTGTTTTCAGGCATTGAGATGTTGCCCGATATTGTACCAAGCATGGTAACGGTTGGCGAAAAAAGCGGCAATATGAAAGAGATTTTTCTTGAGCTCTTTAACGTCTTTGACGACAGATTTAAACGTGCGGTTAAGAAAATCGTTATTCTCATTGAGCCTGCCATAATAATACTTATGGGTATAATTGTGGGGTTTATAGTGATTTCACTTATCCTTACCGTAATGAATGTGGGAAATATAAAGTTGTGA
- the pilO gene encoding type 4a pilus biogenesis protein PilO, translated as MSQNIKQTGAGISKDRIRKIGFLLVALLTIARFGIVPLTTEVEKKKSVIEDYKVTYASKMELLKRYMSIDMNDYPEVNQELSQLVFPKESNKTSVQTDIVKFLTTTAEGRQLNVSNFQMVEGSEGSVITEVTVIIKLKGKPKKIIEFLREVQNHKPLVRIKNIELNQSGDTDYAAKIVASAYIRKL; from the coding sequence ATGTCTCAGAACATAAAACAAACCGGAGCTGGTATAAGCAAGGACAGGATCCGAAAGATCGGATTTCTTCTGGTAGCACTTCTCACAATAGCTCGTTTTGGCATAGTGCCTCTGACAACTGAGGTAGAAAAAAAGAAGTCTGTAATTGAGGACTATAAGGTCACTTACGCCTCTAAAATGGAGCTCCTGAAACGCTACATGTCAATAGATATGAACGACTACCCTGAGGTCAATCAGGAGCTATCCCAGCTTGTTTTTCCAAAGGAGAGCAATAAAACCTCAGTTCAGACCGACATTGTCAAGTTTTTGACTACAACTGCTGAAGGCAGGCAATTAAACGTGTCAAACTTTCAGATGGTTGAGGGCTCAGAGGGTTCAGTTATTACAGAGGTTACAGTCATAATTAAACTTAAGGGTAAACCAAAAAAAATTATAGAATTTTTGAGAGAAGTCCAAAATCACAAACCTCTTGTCAGAATAAAAAACATAGAGCTAAATCAATCCGGTGACACAGATTATGCAGCTAAAATTGTTGCCTCTGCGTACATCAGAAAATTATAA
- the tadA gene encoding Flp pilus assembly complex ATPase component TadA, with protein sequence MIGQILTDKFGIRQEEIAKALDVQKEIGGFIGQILISTGAITDYQLIESLSIQLGIEIFDRDTFGEPKDDLVQSFTGKLNIDYLIRNRFVPIELKQTPAGLSVTLITNDPLNAPIIDYITMALNADVSVLLATEQTINEFSRPFRVTDKDLVSLSIDDNPELLKEMASEAPVIKFLNNLLSSAVELRASDIHIEPSESAHRIKMRIDGVLHETQDVEDKLYLAIISRIKLLAGLDIAEKRLPQDGKFSTKIASALIDIRVSSIPFAIGEGVVMRLLYRERLTFDITKLGIEPDVAPVILELINVPFGILLVTGPTGSGKTTSLYSMISTLDRKEKKIITVEDPVEYKLDGINQIQVKSEIALTFAAALRSILRHDPDVIMVGEIRDPETAEVAVQSALTGHLVLSTLHTNDAPSSLFRLIEMGLEDYLLNASVLGIIAQRIVRMNCPHCSVSIEAPEHIVKKYNLTELIKRFSGLNLSLNLKKGQGCKKCSGTGYRGMLAIYEVFKYTEDLKELFIKEHSIVSLKRRLIEVHNFRTLREDGLIKVISGITTIEEVLRVT encoded by the coding sequence CTGATAGGACAGATACTTACCGATAAGTTTGGTATAAGACAAGAGGAGATAGCAAAGGCTCTTGACGTTCAAAAGGAAATCGGTGGGTTCATTGGACAGATTCTTATCAGCACCGGCGCCATTACCGACTATCAACTGATTGAAAGCCTTTCCATCCAACTTGGAATTGAAATCTTTGACAGGGATACTTTTGGTGAGCCAAAAGACGATTTGGTTCAATCGTTTACCGGAAAACTTAATATTGACTACCTTATAAGAAACCGCTTTGTCCCCATTGAGTTAAAACAAACCCCGGCTGGGCTATCTGTCACGCTTATCACAAACGATCCGCTTAATGCTCCAATTATTGACTACATTACGATGGCGCTCAATGCCGATGTATCCGTGCTTCTTGCCACAGAGCAGACCATCAACGAGTTTTCAAGACCATTTAGAGTCACAGACAAAGACCTCGTATCCCTTAGTATTGACGATAATCCGGAGTTGCTTAAGGAGATGGCATCAGAGGCGCCTGTCATTAAGTTTTTAAATAACCTGCTTAGTTCTGCCGTAGAACTCAGAGCCTCAGACATTCACATAGAGCCCTCAGAGAGTGCCCATCGGATAAAGATGCGCATTGACGGAGTCCTCCACGAAACGCAGGATGTTGAGGATAAACTCTATCTTGCCATTATTTCGAGAATAAAACTCCTTGCCGGGCTTGACATTGCCGAAAAGAGACTGCCGCAGGACGGTAAATTCAGCACTAAAATCGCATCGGCGCTGATTGATATCAGAGTGTCCTCAATTCCTTTTGCAATAGGCGAGGGCGTGGTTATGAGGCTTCTTTACAGAGAGCGCCTCACGTTTGACATCACAAAACTTGGCATCGAGCCCGATGTGGCACCTGTTATTTTAGAACTTATTAATGTGCCTTTTGGAATTTTGCTTGTAACAGGCCCCACTGGCTCCGGAAAAACCACCTCGCTCTACTCTATGATTAGCACACTGGACAGGAAAGAGAAAAAGATAATAACCGTTGAAGACCCCGTTGAGTACAAACTTGACGGAATAAACCAGATACAGGTCAAATCGGAAATAGCCCTCACATTTGCCGCCGCTCTTCGCTCCATTTTAAGACATGACCCTGATGTCATAATGGTTGGTGAAATCAGAGACCCGGAAACTGCTGAAGTTGCCGTGCAATCAGCTTTGACAGGCCACCTTGTGCTCTCAACACTGCACACAAACGATGCTCCAAGCAGTCTGTTTCGCTTAATTGAAATGGGGCTTGAGGACTACTTGCTTAATGCCTCTGTGCTTGGAATTATTGCCCAGAGAATTGTCAGAATGAATTGCCCTCACTGCTCTGTTTCTATAGAAGCGCCAGAGCACATTGTTAAAAAGTATAACCTTACTGAGCTGATTAAACGATTCAGCGGACTCAATCTATCTCTTAATTTGAAAAAAGGACAGGGCTGCAAAAAATGCTCCGGCACCGGCTACCGAGGGATGCTTGCCATTTACGAGGTGTTTAAATATACCGAAGACCTTAAGGAATTGTTTATAAAAGAGCACTCCATTGTCTCACTAAAACGGCGGCTTATTGAGGTGCATAACTTCAGAACTCTTAGAGAGGATGGACTGATTAAGGTAATCTCCGGTATAACAACAATTGAGGAGGTGCTCAGGGTTACGTGA
- a CDS encoding prepilin-type N-terminal cleavage/methylation domain-containing protein produces MCSDIKKNTRTWIKGSKGYTLIEAVVAVAIFSAMMMLAMAALNQGFKQYKAVMEEGVNFWKIARSYWLHKSVSGVVYYYVSDEKRLSWNTWRPYIVCRPDLLSYVSNTPMAGELPVVVWIVTEKNSTKDALNLMYYELPVYTKNIEDINQEFISGAYKNGNSFTIVEDVTDVTMECYAMDPSTKLWSWVQKYEMKPGMTALPSAVRINYRKHNKNQNIFFNIRVNGTFHSDPNII; encoded by the coding sequence ATGTGCTCAGATATTAAAAAAAATACCCGAACGTGGATTAAAGGTTCCAAAGGTTACACCTTAATTGAGGCTGTGGTGGCTGTGGCAATATTTTCTGCCATGATGATGCTTGCAATGGCAGCACTTAATCAGGGGTTTAAGCAGTATAAGGCTGTAATGGAGGAGGGTGTTAACTTCTGGAAAATAGCCAGAAGCTACTGGTTGCATAAAAGTGTAAGCGGTGTGGTCTATTACTATGTGAGTGACGAGAAAAGACTTAGCTGGAACACATGGCGTCCTTACATTGTGTGCAGGCCGGATCTGTTAAGCTATGTAAGTAACACCCCGATGGCAGGAGAGCTGCCCGTTGTCGTCTGGATAGTGACAGAGAAAAACTCCACAAAAGATGCCCTCAATCTCATGTACTATGAGCTGCCGGTTTATACAAAAAACATAGAGGATATAAACCAGGAATTTATAAGCGGAGCGTATAAAAACGGAAACTCCTTTACAATTGTTGAAGATGTCACAGATGTTACGATGGAGTGTTACGCAATGGATCCGTCAACAAAGCTCTGGAGCTGGGTACAGAAATACGAGATGAAACCCGGCATGACAGCTTTGCCCTCTGCTGTCAGGATAAATTACAGAAAACATAATAAAAATCAAAATATTTTTTTTAATATAAGGGTAAATGGAACTTTTCACTCAGACCCTAACATAATATAG
- a CDS encoding response regulator has translation MVKLTAKAAIKYNLISVEIIMLDYNQLFEIKKGLTVLYVDDEAAPWLIRKLMRIFKDVIVAEDGMKALMKFNQNHIDLILTDYMMPELNGLDLIRKIRKVNQRIPIILITGYVDTDFLIESINLGVTQFVIKPIQMPALIDAIEMAVSQYVVEDIVQKNQAQELEILRYKEKYHSAQQEMAFLKELKIIKNDLSHRTIESPDRSLWFAGVCYVPLDILSGDSYSIREVSTQKYLFCISDAMGKGLSASVTTILTTSFINHMIDQSKQSGNFDFKDFVVNYTEFIKKELLSEEILCAAFVFFDFQNETMDYAIYSMPPVLIEASDGSLLKLRCNNLPIMRYINSHVINSCSLKDITKILIYSDGLNECRTINKNGIYQEELEDDFLNSAFKDDLYEKFKAATEVSEDDITFILLQRFNCPNKNQKTFVIESRIEQVNYLGCEVEKYLASIGLNEEQNVATISSFNELLINAYEHGSLDIKSSKKDEMVKKGEYEDFMLEKEKLVDKKITVTINTIKHQIRDFLVIKIEDEGLGFDVSKLNDANPDNKQFSGRGIRIAKTLSNNVLYNERGTIAVLINAIG, from the coding sequence TTGGTAAAGTTGACGGCAAAGGCCGCAATAAAATATAATCTAATATCGGTAGAGATAATTATGCTTGATTACAACCAGTTATTTGAAATAAAAAAGGGGTTAACCGTCCTCTATGTTGATGACGAGGCGGCACCGTGGCTTATCAGAAAGCTGATGCGTATATTTAAAGATGTCATAGTGGCTGAGGACGGCATGAAAGCACTCATGAAGTTTAATCAAAACCACATTGACCTCATCCTCACAGATTACATGATGCCTGAGCTAAACGGCCTCGATCTTATAAGGAAAATACGAAAGGTTAACCAGCGGATTCCAATTATCCTTATAACAGGTTATGTTGACACGGATTTCTTAATTGAATCAATCAATCTCGGCGTAACACAGTTTGTCATAAAACCAATTCAGATGCCAGCCCTTATTGATGCCATTGAAATGGCTGTTTCACAGTACGTGGTGGAGGATATTGTACAAAAAAATCAGGCCCAGGAACTTGAAATTCTCCGGTATAAGGAAAAATACCACTCGGCACAACAGGAGATGGCTTTTCTAAAAGAACTTAAAATCATAAAAAACGATCTCAGCCATAGAACAATTGAATCCCCTGACAGGAGCTTATGGTTTGCGGGGGTTTGCTACGTGCCATTGGATATACTAAGCGGCGACAGCTACTCTATAAGAGAAGTGTCAACACAAAAATACCTATTTTGTATATCTGATGCTATGGGTAAGGGTCTTTCAGCCTCGGTTACAACTATCCTTACAACCTCTTTCATTAATCACATGATTGACCAAAGTAAACAAAGCGGCAACTTTGATTTTAAGGATTTTGTAGTAAACTATACTGAGTTTATAAAAAAAGAACTCCTTTCTGAGGAAATCCTGTGTGCAGCTTTTGTTTTTTTCGATTTTCAGAATGAAACCATGGACTATGCCATATATTCCATGCCACCCGTACTTATAGAAGCATCTGATGGCTCACTGCTTAAATTGAGATGTAATAACCTGCCGATTATGCGATACATCAACTCCCATGTTATTAACAGTTGCAGCCTTAAAGACATCACGAAGATCCTCATCTATAGCGATGGCTTAAATGAATGCCGCACTATAAACAAAAACGGCATTTACCAGGAGGAGCTTGAAGATGATTTCCTGAACTCTGCTTTCAAAGATGATTTATATGAAAAATTCAAAGCAGCGACTGAAGTATCCGAGGACGATATCACATTTATCCTGCTTCAGAGGTTTAACTGCCCCAATAAAAACCAAAAGACCTTTGTAATAGAGAGCCGGATTGAACAGGTTAACTACCTTGGATGTGAGGTGGAAAAATATCTGGCCTCTATAGGTTTAAACGAAGAACAGAATGTTGCAACTATAAGTTCTTTTAATGAACTTCTGATAAACGCCTATGAACACGGCAGTTTGGACATAAAATCAAGCAAAAAAGACGAAATGGTTAAAAAAGGCGAATACGAGGATTTTATGCTTGAGAAAGAAAAACTCGTTGACAAAAAAATAACAGTTACCATTAATACCATTAAACATCAGATTCGGGACTTTTTAGTGATAAAAATTGAGGATGAAGGTTTAGGTTTTGATGTTTCTAAACTTAACGACGCAAATCCGGATAATAAACAATTTTCCGGCAGGGGAATTAGAATTGCAAAAACTCTTTCAAATAATGTATTGTATAATGAACGAGGTACCATTGCGGTACTGATAAACGCGATAGGATGA
- a CDS encoding ArsR family transcriptional regulator: MKVRNIKIVIKSDEDIFNEVKEVVRKIEQNEKIKKHEEISFDDIDTLRKTLTDGRMKILKGIKKYNPQSIYELAKILDRDIKNTFDDVQFLAEMGLIELKKTKNGREKTTPTVSYDNILVEIHV, translated from the coding sequence ATGAAAGTAAGAAACATAAAGATAGTAATTAAATCCGACGAGGATATTTTTAATGAGGTCAAAGAGGTTGTAAGAAAGATTGAACAAAACGAAAAAATAAAAAAACACGAGGAAATATCCTTTGACGATATAGACACACTAAGAAAAACTCTCACAGATGGACGTATGAAAATACTTAAGGGAATTAAGAAGTATAATCCTCAATCTATTTACGAACTTGCTAAGATTCTTGACAGAGATATTAAGAATACTTTTGATGATGTTCAATTTCTTGCTGAGATGGGACTAATTGAACTAAAAAAGACAAAAAACGGCAGAGAAAAAACAACTCCGACTGTAAGCTATGACAATATTTTGGTAGAAATACATGTGTGA
- the gspG gene encoding type II secretion system major pseudopilin GspG: MTEQGTIKRSLYSLVTRQALNSKGFTLMEILIVVMIIGLIASLIAPNIMGRFARSQEEIAKAQVEMLSSSVQSFYLDIGRCPADLNELIASTEKLWRGPYLSKKIIPDDPWHRAYQYKCPGEHGTFDLYSLGPNGKVDDQIIKNW; encoded by the coding sequence ATGACAGAACAAGGAACAATTAAAAGGTCTTTATATTCTTTAGTAACACGGCAGGCGCTAAACTCAAAGGGTTTTACGCTTATGGAGATACTGATAGTGGTTATGATTATAGGTCTCATTGCCTCTTTGATAGCTCCTAATATTATGGGCAGATTTGCCAGATCACAGGAGGAAATAGCCAAGGCGCAAGTGGAGATGCTCTCCTCCTCCGTACAGTCCTTCTACCTTGATATTGGGCGCTGTCCGGCTGATTTAAATGAACTGATTGCTTCTACGGAAAAGCTATGGAGAGGGCCGTATCTTTCTAAAAAAATCATTCCCGATGACCCCTGGCACAGAGCCTATCAGTACAAATGTCCCGGCGAACATGGCACCTTTGACCTCTACTCCCTTGGGCCTAACGGCAAAGTGGATGACCAGATAATAAAGAATTGGTAA
- a CDS encoding general secretion pathway protein GspK: MLTIMIASIIITVGLGFNWIIKEHIKTAGALKDKSEAMILAESSFDTSMFAILTGKLTQDGVAFTDDSLLGASQIIANGSPLWVNENIILRLQDANGMVSLAANGNTLTDNSASDLKKLINTIAPGKNADEIVDCINDWIDPDDLVRTNGAESDYYRMIGAPYQPRNFHLQYLEEILLVKGMDIQLFNKLKPFITMLRNEGFNVNTAKPELIVAHYGLSSDVIEPLRQHMKTNTTTGAMEALNQIGVDTLSFSGTQARPTEFFEITLAVRSGESLYHIKSGISIRDTTGFSPHSVYYWKEG, from the coding sequence TTGTTGACGATAATGATAGCGTCAATAATAATAACGGTAGGGTTGGGGTTCAACTGGATTATCAAAGAGCATATAAAAACTGCAGGAGCGCTTAAGGATAAGTCCGAGGCGATGATTTTAGCCGAATCCTCCTTCGATACTTCGATGTTTGCTATCCTAACCGGAAAACTAACCCAGGACGGAGTTGCCTTTACGGATGATTCACTCCTTGGAGCATCTCAGATAATAGCTAATGGTAGTCCCTTGTGGGTTAACGAAAACATTATCCTGCGCTTACAGGACGCTAACGGTATGGTTTCTCTGGCAGCTAACGGTAACACCCTCACAGATAACTCCGCCTCTGATCTCAAAAAGCTTATAAACACTATTGCACCGGGAAAAAATGCAGACGAAATAGTTGATTGCATAAATGACTGGATTGATCCTGATGACCTTGTGCGTACAAATGGCGCTGAGTCAGACTACTACAGGATGATAGGCGCACCTTATCAACCCAGAAATTTTCACCTTCAGTACCTTGAGGAAATTCTCCTTGTTAAGGGTATGGACATTCAGCTCTTTAATAAACTTAAACCCTTTATCACTATGTTAAGAAACGAGGGGTTTAACGTCAACACTGCAAAGCCGGAGTTAATTGTCGCTCATTACGGCTTAAGTTCTGATGTTATCGAGCCTCTGAGACAGCATATGAAAACTAACACCACAACAGGAGCCATGGAGGCTCTAAACCAGATAGGGGTTGATACGTTATCCTTTTCAGGCACTCAGGCGCGTCCAACCGAGTTTTTTGAAATAACGCTTGCCGTCAGATCAGGCGAAAGCCTGTACCATATAAAGTCCGGAATCAGTATAAGAGACACGACAGGGTTTTCACCACATTCGGTTTACTATTGGAAAGAGGGATGA
- the gspD gene encoding type II secretion system secretin GspD, with protein MKLKYFLIIVPVLFMFLSCSMFYKATKTENDSYYGVSGKDNTTADNISRRSPGTGSLLNFDEKKKEGKDEEIPYPAYEKTSSEKLAAALEPIDYKKLVTETKPVMINVDGMPLSDFIVYAVGDALKVTFFIDEAVKALKTPVTIRMTKELPPETVLEIVVEQLRQNGLLVGARGPSLYILKPAAVGEPTDVKLGRGLVASSARIVQVVPLSYVNSADIVPLIGELYKTSAIVKNYHKDNSVILIGTAASMKDILNFIEVLDVPYLNKKKIMLLKLVYWKPEEFVTQMASILAGTGVTVSLDPKMPGVTFIPIKFLNSVLAISPDDTSMELVIKWKNRLDTSESAGAEEKIYVYTPRFSMASELVDSIQKLYGLKTGATQPKGKTATGGLPSSSSKPAAGKSQTDGEFAVPAALPKTAATASTGLLPTAPGAVTPEVPGLKITADDKRNAVLMMASPSLYRTLLGLLKELDTPPRQVSIEATVAELTLDDSNNMGFEWYLAGRMLGNVLGSKYIGPYTLGTLGNLGVSSGTGLSYSFTSDTGNLQALISMLAKDKKVEILSKPHLMVLDNEEATIQVGNEVPVITSEVSGTDLTSTSSTTPSVLRNVQYRTTGVILTLKPTINSEGLVTVDVNQEVSEADTNTTSSIDSPLILKRSIHTKVVVSDGNTVVLGGMRSKSRSHSVSKIPFLGDIPILGYLFKADSASEIKTELIILITPKIIHNTEDATSVTKELREGLGWFH; from the coding sequence ATGAAATTAAAATATTTTTTAATTATAGTGCCTGTATTATTTATGTTTTTGTCCTGCTCGATGTTTTATAAAGCTACAAAGACTGAAAACGACTCATACTATGGTGTTTCAGGTAAAGACAATACAACGGCAGACAACATATCGCGGCGTTCTCCAGGCACTGGCTCTTTGCTGAATTTTGACGAAAAGAAAAAAGAGGGAAAGGATGAGGAGATTCCATATCCGGCTTACGAGAAAACCTCATCCGAAAAACTGGCAGCTGCGCTTGAACCTATAGATTATAAGAAGCTTGTGACTGAAACAAAACCTGTGATGATAAATGTGGATGGAATGCCGTTAAGCGATTTTATAGTATATGCTGTGGGAGACGCCTTAAAGGTGACTTTTTTCATTGATGAGGCAGTAAAAGCGCTGAAAACCCCTGTTACTATAAGAATGACAAAGGAGCTTCCGCCTGAGACAGTGCTTGAGATTGTTGTGGAGCAACTTAGGCAAAACGGCCTTCTGGTGGGAGCCCGTGGCCCAAGCCTGTATATTTTAAAACCTGCCGCCGTTGGAGAGCCCACAGATGTGAAGTTAGGGCGTGGCCTTGTTGCAAGTTCCGCACGAATTGTACAAGTGGTTCCACTTAGCTACGTAAACTCTGCAGATATTGTGCCCCTTATAGGTGAGCTCTATAAAACAAGCGCAATTGTTAAGAACTATCACAAGGACAATTCAGTTATTCTCATTGGAACGGCTGCCTCAATGAAGGACATATTAAACTTCATAGAGGTTTTGGACGTACCGTACTTGAATAAGAAAAAAATCATGCTCTTGAAACTTGTTTATTGGAAACCAGAGGAGTTCGTAACCCAGATGGCGTCAATTCTGGCAGGTACCGGAGTCACAGTATCATTGGACCCTAAGATGCCGGGCGTTACGTTTATTCCTATTAAGTTTTTAAATAGCGTACTGGCCATAAGTCCTGATGATACCTCAATGGAGTTGGTGATAAAGTGGAAAAATCGCCTTGATACCTCTGAATCGGCAGGTGCAGAAGAAAAAATTTACGTTTATACCCCACGGTTTTCAATGGCATCCGAACTGGTTGACTCTATACAGAAGCTTTATGGTTTAAAAACCGGCGCTACACAGCCAAAAGGCAAAACAGCCACAGGAGGGCTGCCCTCGTCATCGTCAAAGCCAGCTGCCGGAAAATCTCAAACTGACGGTGAATTTGCAGTGCCTGCGGCGCTACCCAAAACTGCGGCTACGGCTTCAACAGGGCTTTTACCTACAGCCCCGGGAGCTGTGACACCAGAGGTTCCCGGCCTTAAGATAACTGCTGACGATAAAAGAAACGCAGTGCTTATGATGGCATCTCCATCTTTGTACCGGACATTGCTGGGTCTCCTTAAAGAGCTTGACACACCGCCGCGACAGGTATCAATAGAGGCAACGGTTGCCGAGCTGACTCTTGACGATTCAAACAATATGGGCTTTGAGTGGTACCTTGCCGGCAGGATGCTTGGTAATGTGCTTGGAAGTAAATATATTGGACCTTATACATTGGGCACCCTCGGCAACCTTGGAGTAAGCAGCGGTACAGGCTTGTCTTATTCTTTCACTTCAGACACTGGCAACCTTCAAGCGCTTATAAGTATGTTGGCAAAAGACAAAAAGGTTGAAATCCTCTCTAAGCCGCACCTTATGGTACTTGACAATGAGGAGGCGACAATTCAGGTAGGAAATGAGGTCCCTGTTATAACAAGCGAGGTATCCGGCACAGACCTGACCTCGACCTCATCAACGACTCCCAGCGTGTTAAGGAATGTCCAGTACCGGACTACCGGTGTAATCCTGACTTTAAAACCGACTATAAATTCCGAGGGCCTTGTCACAGTTGATGTCAATCAGGAGGTAAGCGAGGCTGACACTAACACAACGTCAAGCATAGACTCCCCTTTGATTCTTAAACGGTCAATACATACAAAAGTAGTGGTTTCTGACGGAAATACAGTAGTGCTTGGCGGTATGAGATCGAAGTCGAGGTCACACTCTGTTAGTAAAATACCGTTTTTAGGGGATATTCCTATACTGGGATATTTATTTAAGGCAGATTCTGCAAGCGAGATAAAAACTGAATTGATAATCCTTATAACACCTAAAATAATTCATAATACCGAGGATGCTACATCGGTTACTAAAGAATTAAGGGAGGGTTTAGGGTGGTTCCACTAA